GATCTCTTTGTGTCACTTTTTCTGATACAGTGTCTGTACATGCAAAATGATAACATCACTAGTACTGGATTGACAGGATATGCTTCCAAGAGCAAACCTTCCGAGATGCCAAGTGACACCTATAGCTTCAATGCAAACCTGCCAGATGACCATGTGGCTCTCAGCAATCCCAGTTTCCTCTCCCTCTTTGAAGAAGTAATGCCACCTGAAAGTCCCACACTCCACCAGCTCAAAACAAATACCTCTGACGGCATGAACCCCTCATTCAGCAACAGTCCTTACAGTGATATGTTTTTCTCCACACCTCTGAGTTCCCAGAGGAACAGCAACATTCCCCAGCACACTAATATGAATGACTCACTTACGAGCATTCTGGATGATGCCCTTCTTGAACAAATCAACATCTCACACTTGAAAGTGGATAAAGAATTTGCTTGTAAGAAGCCACCAAATTTGCCTGAGGTTCTGGATTCTGACTCTGGCCTGTCCATGTGCTCGAGTTCTGGTGGCCCCTCCCCTGGTAATTCAGTGCAATCGTCCATTTGTGGAGATCCATCTCACGGTTATAGTGACTCTGAAGTAGATGAGATGGAGAGCAGCCCTGGCTGTGTTCAGCCTGAATTTGCAGAATTGTACCCAATGCATTTCCAAAATGACGGACATTTTCAGGCACCCTCTCTTGACCTTACAAAGCCAAGTAAGAGCCCCAAACTTTACACGAAAGAAGCAAAGGATGATTTGCCAGTGAGCCCTGGCCACAGTAAAACCCCATTCATCAAAGACAAGCATTCTAAACGAGTGGAAGCTCGGCTCACTAGAGATGAGCAACGGGCTAAAGCACTCAATGTCCCTTTCTCTGTCAGAAAGATTATTAACCTTCCCGTCGACGATTTCAATGAAATGGTTTCCAAGTATCAGCTAAGTGAGGCTCAGCTCGCTCTCATTCGTGACATCCGTCGCCGTGGCAAAAACAAGGTCGCAGCTCAGAACTGCCGCAAGCGCAAACTGGAAAATATAGTTGGTCTCGAACATGATCTGGATCAGCTTAAAGATGAAAAAGAGGAACTTCTCCAAGAAAAGGAGGAGCATGCCAAAAACCTTCTTCACATCAAACAACAGCTGAACAGTCTGTACCATGAGGTTTTTAGTATGCTACGAGATGAAGATGGAAATCCGTATTCTCCGTCTGAGTACTCACTTCAGCAGACCAGCGATGGCAGTGTTTTCCTCGTTCCCCGGAGCAAGAAACTGGAAATAAAGAGAGAATGAAATTCCAAAGGTTttgtttattgtatttttttttaaatgagaagCCGAAACCTGTGTGAATTGCAAGTTTTAAAACTTTAAAAGTTTTGTGATCATATGTTAATGAGTCTCCTATGCAAAAGAAGATTATTACCATTTTTCATGGCTTCTGGTTTCTTGGAGGTGAAACAGAGAGTGTTAGCTGAAGGTTGACTGAAAAATGGTCTCTTGCCTAGTTCTTTAATATTGATTATTTCTGTGCACTGCTTATTACATCTTAGAGCTCTTGTATAGTTTTGTAAATACTGCACATCTTATTTATATATGCAGATATATATATCCCATTTACTATTAAATTGAAGGTCTTTCATAGAATTATAAAAATTATTTTAGTAAGCTAATGCTTCTTCTGTTGCAAGTGCCTGTTTTATACTTTTTTATTACATTTCAAAAATAGATACAGTAAATGGAAGAATTAAAAATGTATGACTTCATTTCTTCGCTTTATATAGAAAAGTTATTAAATAAAATGTATCTTTAACCATTGCAAAAATCTTGCCTTGTTTCATGAAAGTGTCACCTCTGCAACTtaagtactttgatattaaaaaaaaacccaaagaattcCATATGCTGGGAATCTGACGTTATAAACATTGAAAACACTTGCATTCTGCCAACACGTAGAGCGAGAAACAAGAGTTCATTTTTAACATTTAATTATGTTCTCATAA
This genomic stretch from Mobula birostris isolate sMobBir1 chromosome 6, sMobBir1.hap1, whole genome shotgun sequence harbors:
- the nfe2l2a gene encoding nuclear factor erythroid 2-related factor 2a, which codes for MMEIERPLAQEQQSLDLIDILWRQDIDLGVVREDFDYNYRQKEYELEKQKKLEKEKQDQLQKEQEKALLAQLQLDEETGEFVAIRPAKQSENKIPGETSESAQITKTVERDDGALSFDECMQLLAESFPFVDDIESHTVPLEPSIPVPAQTSSPSMAPYQAQQAAPSNLSTTTPEPNSLEDLEQTWQELLSIPELQCLYMQNDNITSTGLTGYASKSKPSEMPSDTYSFNANLPDDHVALSNPSFLSLFEEVMPPESPTLHQLKTNTSDGMNPSFSNSPYSDMFFSTPLSSQRNSNIPQHTNMNDSLTSILDDALLEQINISHLKVDKEFACKKPPNLPEVLDSDSGLSMCSSSGGPSPGNSVQSSICGDPSHGYSDSEVDEMESSPGCVQPEFAELYPMHFQNDGHFQAPSLDLTKPSKSPKLYTKEAKDDLPVSPGHSKTPFIKDKHSKRVEARLTRDEQRAKALNVPFSVRKIINLPVDDFNEMVSKYQLSEAQLALIRDIRRRGKNKVAAQNCRKRKLENIVGLEHDLDQLKDEKEELLQEKEEHAKNLLHIKQQLNSLYHEVFSMLRDEDGNPYSPSEYSLQQTSDGSVFLVPRSKKLEIKRE